One Engraulis encrasicolus isolate BLACKSEA-1 chromosome 5, IST_EnEncr_1.0, whole genome shotgun sequence DNA segment encodes these proteins:
- the has1 gene encoding hyaluronan synthase 1, translated as MKLKPLLRKAGTIVRATLTFTFALIVLGVMIWAYVAGFPIATSPYGIISFGFYGLLLSVHVLIQSLFALIEHRRMAARRHKPCSYTRTVGFTISAYQEDPEYLRECLTSVRALQYPEHLMRVIMVIDGNSEDDLYMMDMFKEVFADQEPGCYIWQNNYHTWNPQAAGGGGGAGQETGGGDGGSTASSELDAADAGLWQEDFQRREVEELIQNKRCVCIMQKWGGKREVMYTAFKALGSSVDYIQVCDSDTKLDPLATCELVKVLESDQKYGAVGGDVMILNEKDSYVSFMSGLRYWMAFNIERSCQSFFDCVSCISGPLGLYRNDLLQQFLESWYNQKFLGTHCTFGDDRHLTNRMLSMGYATKYTSRSKCYTETPKQFLRWLNQQTRWTKSYFREWLFNAMWWHKHHLWMTYESIVSGIFPFFVTATIIKLFWTGTLWDIIWVLCCIQLIGLVKAAYACLLRRSPIMVFMSLYSALYMTSLLPAKYFAIITMNKSSWGTSGRKKIVGNYIPLLPLSIWASILLGGLCYTVYRETLQDWRTEAKQEELKFVVFGSIAYVCYWTLMVALYWMVFLRVCRKRSSSYSLEV; from the exons ATGAAGTTGAAGCCTCTGCTCAGGAAAGCGGGCACAATAGTGCGTGCCACGCTGACCTTCACGTTCGCCCTGATCGTGCTCGGTGTGATGATCTGGGCCTACGTGGCCGGCTTCCCCATCGCCACTTCCCCGTACGGTATCATCTCCTTCGGCTTCTACGGGCTGCTGCTCAGCGTGCACGTGCTCATCCAGAGCCTGTTCGCCCTAATCGAGCACCGGCGCATGGCCGCGCGCCGCCACAAACCATGCTCCTACACGCGCACCGTGGGCTTCACCATCTCCGCCTACCAGGAGGACCCCGAGTACCTGCGCGAGTGCCTGACCTCGGTGCGCGCGCTCCAATACCCCGAGCACCTCATGCGCGTCATCATGGTGATTGACGGCAACTCGGAGGACGACCTGTACATGATGGATATGTTCAAGGAGGTCTTCGCCGACCAGGAGCCCGGCTGCTACATCTGGCAGAACAACTACCACACCTGGAATCCCCAGGCcgccggcggcggcggtggtgctgGACAGGAGACTGGGGGTGGGGATGGCGGCTCCACCGCGTCTTCAGAGCTGGATGCGGCGGACGCCGGGCTGTGGCAGGAGGACTTCCAgagaagggaggtggaggagctgaTCCAGAACAAGAGATGCGTCTGCATCATGCAGAAGTGGGGCGGAAAGCGGGAGGTCATGTACACCGCCTTCAAGGCCCTGGGCTCCTCCGTGGACTACATACAG GTGTGTGACTCGGACACCAAGCTGGACCCGCTGGCCACGTGCGAGCTGGTGAAGGTGCTGGAGAGTGACCAGAAGTACGGGGCGGTGGGGGGCGACGTGATGATCCTCAACGAGAAGGACTCCTACGTCAGCTTCATGAGCGGCCTGCGCTACTGGATGGCCTTCAACATCGAGCGCTCCTGCCAGTCCTTCTTCGACTGCGTCTCCTGCATCAGCGGCCCCCTCG GCCTTTACCGCAACGATCTTCTGCAGCAGTTTCTGGAGTCTTGGTACAACCAGAAATTCCTCGGCACTCACTGTACGTTTGGAGACGACCGCCACCTCACCAATCGCATGTTGAGCATGGGCTACGCCACTAA ATACACCAGCCGCTCCAAGTGCTACACAGAGACGCCGAAGCAGTTCCTGCGCTGGCTGAACCAGCAGACGCGCTGGACCAAGTCCTACTTCCGCGAGTGGCTCTTCAACGCCATGTGGTGGCACAAGCACCACCTGTGGATGACCTACGAGTCCATCGTGTCGGGCATCTTCCCCTTCTTCGTCACGGCCACCATCATCAAGCTCTTCTGGACGGGCACGCTGTGGGACATCATCTGGGTGCTCTGCTGCATCCAGCTCATCGGCCTGGTGAAGGCAGCCTACGCCTGTCTCCTGCGCCGGAGCCCCATCATGGTCTTCATGTCCCTCTACTCGGCCCTGTACATGACCAGCCTGCTGCCCGCCAAGTACTTTGCCATCATCACCATGAACAAGAGCAGCTGGGGCACCTCGGGCAGGAAGAAGATCGTGGGCAACTACATCCCGCTGCTGCCCCTGTCCATATGGGCGTCCATCTTGTTGGGCGGCCTGTGCTACACGGTTTACCGGGAGACGCTGCAGGACTGGAGGACGGAGGCCAAGCAGGAGGAGCTGAAGTTCGTGGTGTTTGGCTCCATAGCCTACGTGTGCTACTGGACGCTGATGGTGGCGTTGTACTGGATGGTGTTCCTCAGGGTCTGTCGAAAGCGATCAAGTTCGTACTCGCTAGAGGTCTAA